In one Papio anubis isolate 15944 chromosome 11, Panubis1.0, whole genome shotgun sequence genomic region, the following are encoded:
- the ANKRD30A gene encoding ankyrin repeat domain-containing protein 30A translates to MLKKEIAMLKLEIDTLKHQHQEKENKYFKDIKILKEKNAELQMTLKLQEESLTKRASQYSGQLKVLMAENTMLTSKLKEKQDKEILETEIESYRPRLASALQDHDQSVTSRKSQGLAFHSAGDTHLQGKINVDVNNTIYNNKVLHQPLAEAQRKSKSLKINLNYAGDALRENTLVSEHAQRERHETQYQMKKAEHMYQNEQDNVNKHNEQQESLEQKLFQLQSKNMWLRQQLIHAHKKADNKSKITINIQFPQMKMQHHLLKEKNEEDLITVTI, encoded by the coding sequence atgttgaaaaaggaaattgcCATGCTAAAACTGGAAATAGACACACTAAAACATCAACAccaggagaaggaaaataaatactttaaggacattaagattttaaaagaaaagaatgctgaACTTCAAATGACTCTAAAACTGCAAGAGGAATCATTAACAAAAAGGGCATCTCAATATAGTGGGCAGCTTAAAGTTCTGATGGCTGAGAACACAATGCTCACTTCTAAATTGAaggaaaaacaagacaaagaaatactGGAGACAGAAATTGAATCATACCGTCCTAGACTGGCTTCTGCTTTGCAAGACCATGATCAAAGTGTGACATCAAGAAAAAGCCAAGGACTTGCTTTCCACAGTGCAGGAGATACTCATCTGCAAGGCAAAATTAATGTTGATGtgaataatacaatatataacaaTAAGGTGCTCCATCAACCACTTGCTGAAGCTCAAAGGAAATCCAAAAGCCTAAAAATTAATCTCAATTATGCAGGAGATGCTCTGAGGGAAAATACATTGGTTTCAGAACATGCACAAAGAGAGCGACATGAAACACAGTATCAAATGAAGAAAGCTGaacacatgtatcaaaatgaaCAAGATAATGTGAACAAACACAATGAACAGCAGGAGTCTCTGGAGCAGAAATTATTTCAACTACAAAGCAAAAATATGTGGCTTCGACAGCAATTAATTCATGCACATAAGAAAGCTGATAACAAAAGCAAGATAACAATTAATATTCAGTTTCCTCAGATGAAAATGCAACATCATctcctaaaagagaaaaatgaggaggatttAATTACGGTAACCATTTAA